The following are encoded in a window of Arthrobacter sp. OAP107 genomic DNA:
- the acs gene encoding acetate--CoA ligase produces the protein MSQDTPGSTATAATPSQQGDALENLLHENRKFAPSEDFAANAVVGAEVYAEAAADRPAFWAKQARELLTWSKDFTEALDWSNPPFAKWFVGGKVNAAYNALDRHVENGLGDRVAIYFEGEPGDSRAYTYAELTEEVKKAANAFESLGVAKGDRVAVYLPMIPEAVITLLACARIGAVHSVVFGGFSADALRSRIEDAEAKLVVTADGTYRRGKPSALKSAVDAALEQDGHTVQNVVVVKRNGQDVDWHEGRDHWWADTVGTASAQHTAVGHDSEHPLFILYTSGTTGKPKGILHTTGGYLTQTAYTHKAVFDLHPETDVYWCTADVGWVTGHSYVAYAPLINGATQVMYEGTPDSPHQGRWWEIVEKYKVSILYTAPTAIRTFMKWGRDIPDKYDLSSIRVLGSVGEPINPEAWMWYRDVIGGNKAPIVDTWWQTETGAQMIAPLPGVTATKPGSAQVPLPGIAVDVVDENGNSVPDGHGGFLVIREPWPAMLRGIWGDPERFKDTYWSRFETMYFAGDGAKKDEDGDIWLLGRVDDVMNVSGHRLSTTEIESALVSHPAVAEAAVVGATDETTGQAVVAFVILRGDAVDSGDEIVQDLRNHVGKEIGPIAKPKTILVVPELPKTRSGKIMRRLLKDVAEGRDVGDATTLADNTVMQQIAASLKK, from the coding sequence ATGTCCCAGGACACCCCCGGCTCGACGGCCACCGCTGCCACCCCCAGCCAGCAGGGCGATGCTCTTGAAAACCTGCTGCATGAGAACCGCAAGTTTGCCCCTTCCGAGGATTTCGCCGCCAACGCTGTGGTGGGCGCCGAGGTCTACGCCGAGGCCGCAGCCGACCGCCCGGCGTTCTGGGCGAAGCAGGCCCGCGAGCTACTGACCTGGAGCAAGGACTTCACCGAGGCCCTTGACTGGTCCAACCCGCCGTTCGCCAAGTGGTTCGTGGGCGGCAAGGTCAACGCCGCGTACAACGCCCTGGACCGGCACGTGGAAAACGGCCTCGGTGACCGCGTGGCCATATATTTCGAGGGCGAACCGGGCGATTCCCGCGCCTACACCTACGCGGAACTGACCGAGGAGGTGAAGAAGGCCGCCAACGCGTTCGAGTCCCTCGGCGTGGCCAAGGGCGACCGCGTCGCCGTGTACCTGCCGATGATCCCCGAGGCCGTGATCACCCTGCTGGCCTGCGCCCGGATCGGCGCCGTGCACTCGGTGGTATTCGGCGGCTTCTCCGCCGACGCGCTCCGCTCCCGGATCGAGGACGCCGAAGCCAAGCTCGTTGTCACCGCGGACGGCACCTACCGGCGCGGCAAGCCCAGCGCCCTGAAGTCCGCGGTCGATGCCGCCCTCGAACAGGACGGCCACACCGTGCAGAACGTCGTGGTGGTCAAGCGCAACGGCCAGGACGTGGACTGGCACGAGGGCCGGGACCACTGGTGGGCGGATACCGTCGGGACGGCGTCAGCCCAGCACACCGCCGTCGGGCATGACTCCGAACACCCTCTCTTCATCCTCTACACCTCCGGCACCACCGGAAAGCCCAAGGGCATCCTGCACACCACCGGCGGCTACCTCACCCAGACCGCCTACACCCACAAGGCCGTCTTCGACCTGCACCCCGAAACGGACGTGTACTGGTGCACGGCCGACGTCGGATGGGTCACCGGACACTCGTACGTCGCCTACGCCCCGCTCATCAACGGCGCCACCCAGGTCATGTACGAAGGCACCCCGGACTCCCCACACCAGGGCCGCTGGTGGGAGATCGTGGAAAAGTACAAGGTCTCCATCCTCTACACCGCCCCCACCGCGATCCGCACCTTCATGAAGTGGGGCCGGGACATCCCGGACAAGTACGACCTCTCCTCCATCCGGGTCCTGGGCTCCGTGGGCGAACCCATCAACCCCGAAGCCTGGATGTGGTACCGCGACGTCATCGGCGGCAACAAAGCACCCATCGTGGACACCTGGTGGCAGACCGAAACCGGCGCCCAGATGATCGCCCCGCTGCCCGGCGTGACCGCCACCAAGCCCGGCTCCGCCCAGGTGCCGCTGCCCGGCATCGCCGTTGACGTCGTGGACGAGAACGGCAACTCCGTCCCGGACGGGCACGGCGGGTTCCTGGTGATCCGCGAACCCTGGCCGGCCATGCTCCGCGGCATCTGGGGCGACCCGGAACGGTTCAAGGACACCTACTGGTCCCGCTTCGAAACCATGTACTTCGCCGGCGACGGCGCCAAGAAGGACGAAGACGGCGACATCTGGCTCCTGGGCCGGGTCGATGACGTCATGAACGTCTCCGGCCACCGGCTCTCCACCACCGAAATCGAATCCGCCCTCGTCTCACACCCCGCAGTGGCGGAGGCCGCCGTCGTCGGGGCTACCGACGAAACCACCGGCCAGGCCGTCGTCGCGTTCGTCATTCTCCGCGGCGACGCCGTGGACTCCGGGGACGAGATCGTCCAGGACCTCCGCAACCATGTCGGCAAGGAAATCGGCCCGATCGCCAAACCCAAGACCATCCTCGTGGTCCCCGAACTGCCCAAGACCCGCTCGGGCAAGATCATGCGCCGCCTTCTCAAGGACGTCGCCGAAGGCCGCGACGTCGGAGACGCCACCACCCTCGCCGACAACACCGTTATGCAGCAGATCGCCGCATCACTGAAGAAGTAG
- the nth gene encoding endonuclease III yields MALKRRARRINRALAEQYPYAHAELDFRNPFELLVATVLSAQTTDVTVNLITPLLFSRYPDAHAMAEADTEELEAIIKPTGFFRAKTRNLLALANRVVDEFDGVVPGRLEDLVTLPGVGRKTANVVLGNAFGIPGITVDTHFGRLARRFGWTESDDPVRIESDVAELFEPRDWTMLSHRVVFHGRRVCHSRKPACGACAVANWCPSFGAGETNPAKAAKLLKYELAPGNEELLSRLLAETHRAAEIRMESQRRPQ; encoded by the coding sequence CTGGCCCTGAAGCGCCGGGCGCGCAGAATCAACCGCGCCCTGGCCGAGCAGTACCCGTACGCCCACGCCGAGCTCGACTTCCGGAACCCCTTCGAACTCCTCGTGGCGACGGTGCTCTCCGCGCAGACCACCGACGTGACGGTCAACCTGATCACGCCGCTGCTCTTCTCCCGCTACCCGGACGCCCACGCCATGGCGGAAGCGGACACAGAGGAGCTTGAAGCCATCATCAAGCCAACGGGGTTCTTCCGCGCCAAGACGCGGAACCTCCTCGCACTGGCAAACCGCGTGGTGGACGAGTTCGACGGCGTGGTGCCCGGGCGGCTGGAAGACCTGGTGACGCTTCCCGGCGTCGGACGAAAAACCGCAAACGTGGTGCTGGGAAATGCGTTCGGCATCCCCGGTATCACGGTGGACACCCACTTCGGCCGCCTGGCGCGGCGCTTCGGCTGGACGGAGTCCGACGACCCCGTCCGGATCGAGTCCGATGTGGCGGAGCTGTTTGAACCCCGGGACTGGACCATGCTGTCCCATCGGGTGGTGTTTCACGGCCGGCGGGTGTGCCATTCACGCAAGCCTGCCTGCGGGGCCTGCGCCGTGGCCAACTGGTGCCCCAGCTTCGGTGCCGGCGAGACGAATCCCGCCAAGGCCGCGAAGCTGCTGAAGTACGAACTGGCGCCCGGAAACGAGGAGCTCCTGTCCAGGCTGCTGGCCGAAACGCACCGCGCCGCCGAGATCCGGATGGAATCGCAGCGGAGGCCGCAATGA
- a CDS encoding CoA pyrophosphatase, whose protein sequence is MTARQDLVDLVDSIRAGTGPARNPYWRKLTVDESVARKAAVLILFGALDDVPAESDKPLVAADLDVLLLERAHTLDDHPGQVAFPGGGIHAGESPVEAALREAEEETGLDPSGVEVLGALPELALPRGNFLVTPVLAWWASPSPVRVVDYGESAQVFRVPVRDLLDPENRTMAAVTRLDQTFQSPAFTVNSLVVWGFTGMILNELFDQLAWAVPWDRTRLHPLEL, encoded by the coding sequence ATGACAGCCCGCCAGGACCTGGTGGACCTCGTCGATTCAATCCGGGCGGGAACCGGTCCTGCCCGGAATCCATACTGGCGCAAGCTCACCGTGGATGAGTCCGTCGCGCGCAAGGCTGCCGTCCTGATCCTCTTCGGAGCCCTGGACGATGTGCCCGCCGAATCCGACAAACCGCTCGTGGCTGCCGACCTGGACGTCCTGCTCCTGGAACGCGCCCACACCCTCGATGACCATCCCGGACAGGTGGCCTTTCCAGGCGGCGGCATCCACGCGGGTGAGAGCCCGGTGGAGGCTGCGCTCCGGGAAGCCGAGGAGGAAACCGGCCTGGACCCGTCCGGCGTCGAGGTGCTGGGTGCCCTGCCGGAACTGGCCCTGCCGCGCGGCAACTTCCTGGTGACCCCTGTCCTGGCCTGGTGGGCTTCACCGTCGCCGGTCCGGGTGGTGGACTACGGCGAGTCCGCCCAGGTCTTCCGGGTGCCGGTCCGGGACCTGCTGGACCCCGAGAACCGCACCATGGCGGCCGTGACCCGCCTGGACCAGACGTTTCAAAGCCCGGCATTCACCGTAAACAGCCTGGTGGTCTGGGGTTTTACAGGCATGATCCTGAACGAGCTGTTCGACCAGCTGGCCTGGGCCGTTCCGTGGGACCGGACCAGGCTTCACCCGCTGGAGCTCTAG
- a CDS encoding DUF1508 domain-containing protein, with protein sequence MAGKFEVHQDSDQSYKFRLMDGDGNIVAESPRFKSVSGVVAGINALRENAATGLVVDLRKSQH encoded by the coding sequence ATGGCGGGCAAGTTTGAAGTTCACCAGGATAGCGATCAGTCCTACAAATTCCGTCTCATGGATGGGGACGGAAATATCGTGGCAGAGTCGCCGCGGTTCAAGAGCGTTTCGGGAGTAGTGGCCGGCATCAACGCACTGCGCGAAAACGCCGCCACCGGCCTGGTGGTGGATCTGCGGAAGTCACAGCACTAA
- a CDS encoding bifunctional 3'-5' exonuclease/DNA polymerase: MYLLLAAHPDGAAIQQLTAEGLPHPDYPEPRIVGTALDEALLPAAHTTPPNNGTGLAAVVRELEKRRPRWIWHRTQDWYPSLLAAGVDVERCYDLSLCGAILVHSEFTAHTAYARNAEKLTQDDDLQPARLLQPPPPPADQGALFDDPGAATEPRQTLAELRAEYAAQQEALKAAGTATAGPAGAGPAGAPAAGDNRRQRLQLLLAAESASALVAAEMQHAGVPWREELHEHILAEHLGPRPPVGHRPAKLEALNTELRGLLNAPALNPDSPQELMRALHRNGIEVKSTRQWELKGSSHPAIAPLLAYKKLSRLHTANGWAWLDAWVRDGRFRPEYVVGGVVSGRWASRGGGALQIPRQVRGAVHADPGHKLIVADASQLEPRVLAALAQDSTMAEAARDQDLYAGIAAKGFGGDRSKAKMALLGAMYGATSGEAGRLMPQLARTYPRAVGFVERAARDGEAGRTVTSRLGRSSPPPSERWFLSQRSTSAEEQRRADAIARSRGRFTRNFVVQGSAADWAACWLAELRRRLRTMRADGSAAGELVFFLHDEVMVHAPDSAVDACIRAIEEAANAAKELLFGRIPVEFPVSVAVVDSYDNAK; this comes from the coding sequence ATGTATCTGTTGCTCGCCGCCCACCCCGACGGCGCAGCCATACAGCAACTCACGGCGGAGGGCCTCCCCCACCCGGACTATCCCGAACCCCGGATCGTCGGCACGGCACTGGACGAAGCGTTATTACCGGCCGCCCACACAACCCCGCCCAACAACGGGACCGGACTGGCCGCCGTCGTCCGCGAACTCGAGAAGCGGCGCCCGCGCTGGATCTGGCACCGCACCCAGGACTGGTACCCGTCCCTGCTGGCGGCCGGCGTCGACGTGGAACGCTGCTACGACCTTTCCTTGTGCGGCGCCATCCTGGTCCATTCCGAGTTCACTGCCCACACCGCGTATGCCCGAAACGCCGAGAAGCTCACGCAGGACGACGATCTGCAGCCGGCGAGGCTGCTCCAGCCGCCCCCTCCGCCTGCGGACCAGGGCGCGCTCTTCGACGACCCGGGCGCTGCCACCGAACCGCGGCAGACCCTGGCCGAACTGCGCGCCGAATACGCCGCCCAGCAGGAGGCCCTGAAAGCCGCTGGAACAGCGACCGCGGGACCAGCCGGAGCGGGACCAGCCGGAGCACCCGCGGCAGGTGACAACCGGCGGCAGCGGCTCCAGCTCCTCCTCGCCGCCGAATCGGCCAGCGCCCTGGTCGCGGCCGAGATGCAGCATGCCGGCGTTCCGTGGCGCGAGGAACTGCACGAACACATCCTGGCCGAGCACCTGGGACCGCGTCCGCCGGTGGGGCACCGCCCCGCCAAGCTCGAGGCCCTCAACACCGAACTCAGGGGCCTGCTGAACGCCCCGGCACTGAATCCGGACTCGCCGCAGGAACTGATGCGCGCCCTGCACCGCAACGGCATCGAGGTGAAGTCCACCCGGCAATGGGAGCTGAAGGGGTCCAGCCATCCGGCCATCGCGCCCCTGCTGGCCTACAAGAAACTGTCGCGGCTGCACACCGCCAACGGCTGGGCGTGGCTGGACGCCTGGGTGCGCGACGGGCGGTTCCGGCCCGAATACGTGGTGGGCGGAGTGGTCTCTGGCCGCTGGGCGTCACGCGGCGGCGGGGCGCTGCAGATCCCCCGCCAGGTCCGCGGCGCCGTGCATGCAGACCCGGGGCACAAGCTCATTGTCGCCGACGCGTCCCAGCTGGAACCGCGTGTCCTCGCCGCCCTGGCGCAGGATTCGACCATGGCCGAGGCCGCCCGGGACCAGGATCTCTATGCGGGGATCGCGGCCAAGGGGTTCGGCGGCGACAGGAGCAAGGCGAAAATGGCCCTGCTCGGAGCCATGTACGGTGCCACGTCCGGCGAAGCTGGCCGCCTGATGCCGCAGCTGGCCAGGACCTACCCGCGAGCCGTGGGCTTCGTCGAGCGCGCCGCCCGGGACGGCGAAGCCGGCAGGACTGTCACGTCGCGCCTGGGACGCAGCAGCCCGCCACCCTCGGAACGCTGGTTCCTCAGCCAGCGGTCCACGTCCGCGGAGGAGCAGCGCCGCGCGGACGCCATCGCCCGCTCCCGCGGACGTTTCACGCGGAACTTCGTCGTGCAGGGTTCCGCTGCGGACTGGGCCGCCTGCTGGCTGGCGGAATTACGACGGCGGCTGCGCACCATGCGGGCCGACGGTTCAGCCGCCGGGGAACTCGTGTTCTTCCTGCATGACGAGGTCATGGTCCACGCCCCTGACAGTGCCGTGGACGCCTGCATCCGCGCCATCGAGGAAGCCGCCAACGCCGCCAAGGAGCTGCTCTTCGGGCGAATTCCGGTCGAGTTTCCGGTGAGCGTCGCCGTCGTCGATTCCTACGACAACGCGAAGTAG
- the ssd gene encoding septum site-determining protein Ssd, with the protein MSRHHARNRRLPSDPASALPEDEGPGAPRRPAPAGPWTGSEPGTWLPADGGDVLLVTGFEYLRGEVERIVAAAGGRLRVVDDVAEAAPFWDSAADVLVGSDVRELPPRRRAPAVLVGLSGEGDTLWHLGAALGAQRVAVLPDAAAWLAEYLSRSRSPEAGGLVLGVTGGCGGAGATTAAAWLAQAAAELGARVLLVDADPWGGGLELALAAEESPGLRWPDLADASGSIDPQQLTDALPVAGGFSFLSWPGGRERPPLVDPVTVGGVLDAARRGYEVVIVDIGRSAEPLRTFAWDCDRLLVVVPAQLKAAVAAARLLQELPPVESALVIRGKAGVALDAALVAESVGLPLLGVMPEVRGTASATELGRLLDQGRRKSVRHFASSVLGLLAGDLQVGDFR; encoded by the coding sequence ATGAGCAGGCACCACGCCCGGAACCGGCGACTCCCATCAGACCCCGCCAGTGCGCTGCCGGAGGATGAGGGGCCCGGTGCGCCGCGCAGGCCAGCTCCGGCCGGGCCGTGGACCGGTTCGGAACCGGGGACCTGGCTTCCCGCCGACGGCGGCGACGTACTGCTCGTCACGGGCTTCGAATATCTGCGTGGCGAGGTTGAACGGATTGTCGCGGCGGCCGGCGGACGGCTCCGGGTGGTGGACGACGTGGCGGAGGCCGCGCCATTCTGGGATTCCGCAGCCGACGTCCTGGTCGGCAGCGATGTCCGCGAACTGCCGCCCCGGCGCCGCGCGCCAGCCGTGCTGGTGGGACTGAGCGGGGAAGGGGATACGCTCTGGCACCTGGGCGCAGCCCTGGGTGCCCAACGCGTCGCGGTTCTTCCCGACGCTGCCGCGTGGCTTGCCGAGTACCTCAGCCGGTCACGTTCACCGGAGGCCGGAGGCCTGGTGCTCGGCGTTACCGGCGGCTGCGGAGGGGCAGGTGCCACCACCGCGGCGGCGTGGCTCGCGCAGGCAGCAGCTGAACTCGGTGCACGGGTTCTGCTCGTGGATGCCGATCCCTGGGGCGGCGGGCTGGAGCTGGCCTTGGCGGCGGAGGAATCCCCAGGCCTTCGCTGGCCGGACCTCGCCGACGCCAGTGGCAGCATCGACCCGCAGCAGCTCACGGACGCCTTGCCCGTCGCTGGCGGGTTCTCGTTTCTGTCCTGGCCCGGGGGCAGGGAGCGGCCGCCCCTCGTGGACCCGGTCACCGTGGGAGGCGTCCTCGACGCCGCTCGACGGGGTTACGAAGTGGTGATCGTCGATATTGGCCGCAGCGCCGAACCGCTGCGCACGTTCGCATGGGACTGCGACCGCCTCCTGGTTGTCGTCCCCGCCCAACTAAAGGCTGCAGTTGCCGCCGCCCGGCTGCTGCAGGAGCTTCCGCCCGTTGAATCTGCCCTGGTCATCAGGGGAAAGGCCGGCGTGGCGCTGGACGCCGCGCTCGTCGCAGAATCCGTAGGACTCCCGCTGCTCGGTGTGATGCCCGAGGTGCGCGGCACAGCCTCGGCCACCGAGCTGGGGCGCCTGCTTGACCAGGGCAGGCGGAAGAGTGTCCGGCACTTCGCTTCCTCGGTGCTTGGCCTCCTCGCCGGCGATCTGCAGGTGGGAGACTTCCGGTGA
- a CDS encoding TadA family conjugal transfer-associated ATPase gives MDAGLLETVRESVMADAGPVTPSRVAAAVQATGKLLGTAGSLAAAERISAELNGLGPLQHLVRDPSVTDIFVNAPDSVWLDRGRGIERTSVAFAGEAQLRALAARLVASGGRRLDDGSPCVDVRLEGGYRVHAVLPPISASGTLLSIRIRREQVFTMDELRDGGMFGPLVQCVLERMVERRLSFLVSGATGSGKTTLLSTLLGLCHPGERLVLIEDASELNPVHPHVVSLESRHGNLEGGGSVDLGELVRQALRMRPDRLIVGECRGSEVRELLTAMNTGHTGGGGTIHANAAGAVPARLTALGALAGLGQDAVRLQVASALDVVVHVARSRHGRHVACIGILTERHGGLDVAVALDVSGGRPVPGPVWEVLAQRLALDPGLVGSARTSGPARDSGPVRDSGLDGPAAGGPEQSHPGALTGPTGQEGPGMSHKRGARGAAA, from the coding sequence CTGGACGCGGGGCTTCTTGAGACCGTGCGCGAGTCGGTCATGGCGGATGCCGGGCCGGTGACCCCGTCGCGGGTGGCGGCCGCCGTGCAGGCCACCGGTAAGCTGCTGGGCACAGCGGGTTCCCTCGCCGCCGCTGAACGCATCAGTGCCGAGCTCAACGGACTTGGGCCGCTGCAGCACCTGGTCCGGGATCCGTCCGTCACGGATATCTTCGTGAACGCCCCGGATTCCGTGTGGCTGGACAGGGGCCGCGGCATCGAACGGACATCCGTGGCCTTCGCCGGGGAGGCCCAGCTCAGGGCCCTTGCCGCCCGGCTGGTCGCCTCCGGCGGCAGGCGTCTGGACGACGGATCGCCATGCGTGGACGTGCGGCTCGAGGGCGGCTACCGGGTCCATGCCGTCCTGCCGCCTATCTCGGCGTCGGGCACGCTGCTCAGTATCAGGATCCGGCGGGAACAGGTCTTCACCATGGACGAGCTCCGCGATGGGGGCATGTTCGGGCCACTGGTTCAGTGCGTTCTGGAGCGCATGGTGGAGCGGCGGCTGAGTTTCCTGGTCAGCGGGGCCACCGGCTCCGGAAAGACGACGCTGCTGTCCACCCTGTTGGGGCTGTGCCACCCGGGGGAGCGGCTGGTCCTGATCGAGGATGCCTCGGAGCTAAACCCGGTACACCCGCACGTGGTCTCGCTGGAATCGCGGCACGGGAACCTCGAGGGAGGCGGCTCCGTGGATCTCGGGGAACTTGTCCGCCAGGCCCTGCGGATGCGGCCGGACCGGCTGATTGTGGGGGAGTGCCGCGGCTCAGAAGTGCGCGAACTCCTGACGGCCATGAATACTGGCCACACCGGGGGCGGCGGGACCATCCACGCCAACGCCGCCGGCGCTGTCCCGGCCAGGCTCACCGCCCTCGGAGCCTTGGCAGGGCTTGGACAGGACGCGGTCCGCCTGCAGGTGGCCAGCGCCCTTGATGTGGTGGTGCACGTGGCACGGTCGAGGCACGGACGCCACGTCGCGTGTATCGGCATCCTGACCGAGCGGCACGGTGGCCTCGACGTCGCCGTTGCGCTGGACGTTTCAGGCGGCAGGCCGGTCCCCGGGCCGGTGTGGGAGGTCCTTGCCCAGCGGTTGGCCCTCGATCCGGGCCTGGTCGGGTCAGCCCGCACTTCAGGTCCCGCCCGCGACTCCGGTCCCGTTCGCGACTCTGGGCTGGACGGGCCAGCGGCTGGAGGGCCGGAGCAGTCGCACCCGGGCGCGCTCACCGGGCCAACAGGACAGGAAGGTCCGGGGATGAGCCACAAACGCGGCGCCCGCGGGGCAGCAGCATGA
- a CDS encoding type II secretion system F family protein → MSGSVLAASLIFLALTAAAGLAFSGTAHARSGLLRRSGLGAGNSIADGGDGSQTGAGQPPGLRDTAMMLELIAAMLQAGAGIGRALELVAAAASPEYGRALRPVVGAMAIGADWETAWRSSDVRSPEILGLRDALGFAALTGAPSSSILYAQAARMRRERFRAAEKRAASLGVKLVVPLGLCSLPAFICLGVVPVLLALVPSGG, encoded by the coding sequence ATGAGCGGTTCGGTTCTGGCTGCTTCCCTCATCTTCCTGGCGCTCACGGCCGCCGCAGGCCTCGCCTTTAGCGGAACCGCTCACGCGAGATCCGGGCTTCTCCGCCGGAGCGGCCTGGGGGCGGGCAATAGCATTGCCGATGGTGGAGATGGCTCTCAGACCGGTGCAGGGCAGCCACCGGGGTTGCGGGATACTGCCATGATGCTTGAGCTGATAGCTGCCATGCTGCAAGCAGGTGCGGGTATCGGACGGGCCCTGGAACTGGTGGCTGCCGCGGCCTCACCCGAGTACGGCCGCGCCCTGCGGCCCGTCGTCGGAGCCATGGCCATCGGTGCCGACTGGGAGACGGCCTGGCGGAGTTCAGACGTGCGCTCGCCGGAAATTCTGGGTCTCCGGGATGCCCTGGGCTTCGCTGCGCTCACTGGCGCGCCGTCTTCGTCCATCCTCTATGCCCAGGCCGCCAGAATGAGGCGGGAACGCTTCCGGGCCGCGGAGAAGCGCGCGGCCTCCCTCGGGGTCAAGCTGGTCGTTCCGCTGGGGCTGTGCTCACTGCCCGCCTTCATCTGCCTGGGAGTCGTTCCCGTGCTGCTCGCCCTGGTTCCTTCGGGCGGCTGA
- a CDS encoding DUF4244 domain-containing protein, with product MSLNYQSPGETARPLRQDSEEADVLEIYPGASNAPRVRPWPRRRLMASEAGMATAEYAIATLAAVGFAGLLVFILRSDEVRGFLLNLIRTALALP from the coding sequence ATGTCCCTCAACTACCAATCCCCGGGTGAAACCGCCCGGCCCTTGCGCCAGGACTCTGAAGAAGCCGACGTGCTGGAGATCTACCCTGGCGCCAGCAACGCGCCGCGGGTGAGGCCATGGCCACGCAGGCGCCTCATGGCCTCGGAAGCAGGCATGGCGACCGCCGAGTACGCCATCGCCACCCTGGCGGCGGTGGGCTTTGCCGGGCTCCTGGTGTTCATCCTGCGAAGCGACGAAGTCCGCGGCTTCCTGCTCAACCTGATCCGTACGGCGCTGGCCCTGCCGTGA
- a CDS encoding TadE family type IV pilus minor pilin, with protein sequence MTAELAVALPAVLLLLAMLLAGSAAGITQLRLLDAARAGARALARGEDPAAVDGIVRKLAGPSASSAVVPGGEWMSVTVSDRAAGPLGSLVPWTLTARAEARSETPSSAPPPAHGIAAGRSL encoded by the coding sequence GTGACCGCTGAATTGGCGGTCGCTCTTCCGGCGGTCCTGCTGCTTCTGGCGATGCTGCTGGCAGGGTCTGCGGCGGGGATCACCCAGTTGCGGCTGCTGGACGCTGCACGGGCAGGTGCCAGGGCGCTCGCCAGGGGTGAAGACCCCGCCGCGGTCGACGGTATCGTCCGGAAGCTGGCCGGCCCTTCGGCCTCGTCGGCAGTGGTGCCCGGCGGCGAATGGATGAGCGTCACGGTGTCAGACCGGGCGGCCGGGCCCCTCGGGAGCCTGGTGCCGTGGACGCTGACTGCCAGGGCCGAGGCACGAAGCGAAACGCCGTCATCGGCACCGCCTCCTGCACACGGCATTGCTGCCGGACGGTCACTGTGA
- a CDS encoding Rv3654c family TadE-like protein — protein MSLRRQQSLGQRRNPLSGIESERGSGTVLAAGLGMVVVMVMSLLLLLAQASASASRAAAAADLAALAAADALRGVSAGEPCAVAAAVAARHKATLVSCTLGGDQSVEVSTGLPASPLLGLATGRARAGPPP, from the coding sequence GTGAGCCTGCGACGCCAACAGTCCCTCGGCCAGCGCAGGAATCCCCTATCCGGTATCGAATCCGAACGCGGGTCGGGCACTGTGCTGGCCGCGGGGCTGGGCATGGTGGTTGTCATGGTCATGTCCCTGCTCCTCCTGCTGGCGCAGGCGTCGGCGTCGGCGTCCAGGGCCGCCGCCGCAGCCGACCTCGCCGCCTTGGCCGCGGCTGACGCGCTCCGCGGTGTCTCGGCGGGTGAGCCGTGCGCTGTGGCCGCGGCGGTGGCTGCCCGCCACAAAGCAACGCTCGTCAGCTGCACCCTGGGAGGCGACCAGTCCGTCGAAGTAAGTACCGGGCTGCCTGCCAGTCCCCTCCTGGGCCTCGCCACCGGCCGTGCCAGGGCGGGACCGCCGCCCTAA